The following proteins are encoded in a genomic region of Xenopus laevis strain J_2021 chromosome 3L, Xenopus_laevis_v10.1, whole genome shotgun sequence:
- the dnajb9.L gene encoding dnaJ heat shock protein family (Hsp40) member B9 L homeolog isoform X1 → MASAQSVLTFAVCILLISEIILAKKTYYDILGVPKNASERQIKKAFHKLAMKYHPDKNKSPDAETKFREIAEAYETLSDESKRKEYDQFGHDAFANGGGGGSDQHFHKHFNFNFDDLFKDFDIFGESQNSRSKRHFQNHFRSHQEAHNRHRQHFEDFSFGGGLFNDMFEDMEKMFTFGGFDGTRRNPMRAESGFQGSSKHCRTVTQRRGNMVTTYTDCSGQ, encoded by the exons ATGGCATCAGCACAGTCAGTCCTCACATTTGCCGTTTGTATTTTGCTGATATCAGAAATAATACTGGCAAAAAAGACTTATTATGACATTTTGGGAGTTCCAAAAAATGCCTCTGAGCGACAGATCAAAAAAGCTTTTCACAAACTTGCAATGAAATATCATCCTGACAAGAATAAAAGCCCTGATGCTGAGACAAAATTTCGAGAAATCGCTGAAG CTTATGAGACTCTATCAGATGAAAGTAAACGGAAGGAGTATGATCAGTTTGGTCATGATGCCTTTGCGAATGGTGGAGGAGGTGGCAGTGACCAACATTTCCACAAACATTTTAACTTCAACTTTGATGATTTATTTAAAGACTTCGACATTTTTGGTGAAAGCCAAAATAGTAGATCTAAAAGGCACTTTCAAAACCATTTCAGAAGCCATCAAGAGGCTCATAACAGACATAGACAACACTTTGAGGACTTTTCTTTTGGAGGAGGACTGTTCAATGACATGTTTGAGGatatggaaaaaatgtttacatttggtGGTTTTGATGGCACTCGTAGAAATCCTATGAGGGCAGAAAGCGGATTTCAAGGATCTAGCAAGCACTGTAGAACTGTCACTCAAAGGAGAGGAAACATGGTTACAACATATACAGATTGTTCAGGGCAGTAA